The genome window AGGCCGAAGTCGTCGGTCGGGAAGTGGCTCGGCACCCAGTCCAGGACCACGGCGATCCCGCTTTGGTGCAGGGCGTCGATCAGGGCCATGAGGTCCTCGGGGGTTCCGTAGCGGCTGGAGGGGGCGAAGTACCCCAGGGTCTGATACCCCCAGGAGCCGTAGAAGGGGTGCTCCATCACGGGCAGCAGCTCGACGGCGGTGAAGCCCATGTCCGTGCAGTAGCGCGGAAGCTCCTCGGCCAGCTCCCGATAGGAGAGCGACAGGCCGTCGTCCCAATGGTGCTTCCAGGAGCCCAGGTGCACCTCGTAGACGCTCCAGGGCGCGGAGAGGGAGGTCGCGGAGGCGCGGCCCTCCATCCAGGCGGCGTCCTGCCACTCGTACTCGGGCCAGTGGACGACCGAGGCGGTCCGGGGCGGCACCTCGAAGGCGCGGGAGAAGGGGTCCATCTTGTCCTTGTGCTCGCCCCGGCTGTTCAGGATGTGGAACTTGTAGAGAGTCCACCTCTCGAGCCCCGGGACGAAGCCCTCCCAGATGCCGCTGTCGTCCCAGCGGGCGGCCAGGGGGTGCGCCTCGGGGTCCCATCCGTTGAAGTCCCCGACGACGCTCACCGTTCGCGCGTTGGGCGCCCAGACGGAGAAGGCGATCCCCTCCGTCCCGTCCCCGGCGGTGTGCTTCTGCGCCCCCATCTTGTCGTAAAGGGTATAGTGCGTCCCCTGCTTGAACAGGAAGATGTCGTAGTCGGACAGGGTCGAAACGCCGTACTGCACCGTATGGGTCCTCTGCATGGCCGTTTCCTTTCCCCGGGGGCTCCGCGCCCCGGACACTTCAGATCAAGACGTAGTGCTCCAGCCGCCGCCGCACCTCGTCGCGCCCCAGATGCACGGCGACCTCGAAGATGCCGGGGCTGACCTTCATCCCCGTGAGGGCGAAGCGCAGAGTCATCGCGTAGTCCTTCATCTTCACCCCGTGGTCGGCGACCCAGCGCCGGGCGGCCTCCTCCAGGTTCTCCGGCGTCCAGTCGGGCAGGGAGAGGAGGACTCCGAAAAAGTCCCTGAGGCCGGGCCGAAGGTCGTCCGGGACGGCCTCCGCCGAGTAGCGGGCCTTCACGGGCTCGAAGGACACGAAGTAATCCGAGAACTCCGCCATCTCCCGGGCCGTCCGCCCCCGTCCCTCCATCAGGGTGAGGGCCCCGGCGAGCCAGGCGTCGTCGTGGTTCTCGACGGGCAGCCCCGCCTCCAGCCAGAAGGGCCGGACCATAGCGAGGCGGACCATGGGGTCGAGCCGCTTGAGGTGTTCCTGATTGATGAAGTTGAGCTTGTCGGGGTCGAACACCGCGGCCTTGCGGGTCACCCGAGACAGCTCGAAGAGCGAGGCGGCCTCGCTGCGCGTGAAGATCTCGCGGTCCTCCCCGGCCGACCAGCCCAGGAGCGCCAGGAAGTTGAACACGGAGTCCGGCATGTAGCCCATGTCCCGGAACTCGTAGACGCTCGTCGCCCCGTGGCGCTTGCTCAGCTTCTTCTTGTCCCTGCCCAGGATCATGGGCAGGTGGGCGAAAAGCGGGACCTCCCAGCCCAGGGCACGGTAGAGCAGGATCTGCTTGGGCGTGTTCGAGATGTGGTCCTCGCCGCGGATGACGTGGCTGATCGCCATGAGGTGGTCGTCGATCACGACGGCGTAGTTGTAGGCGGGCATGCCGTCGCTCTTGATGAGGACGATGTCCTTGAGGGCGTCCGAGTTCTTCTCCCTCAGGCCGTCGCTCGTGGTCTCGATGCGGCCGTAGACGATGTCGTCGAAGGAGAGGTCCTGCCCGGGCAGGACCTTGAAGAGGATCGCCTCCCCGTCCCGGTAGGCCCTGCCCTCCGCGACGAGCCGCCCGGCGTGCTCGCGGTAAAGGTCGAGGCGCTCGGACTGCCGGTAGGGGCCGTAGTCCCCGCCCCGGTCGGGCCCCTCGTCCCAGTCCAGGCCCAGCCAGTTCATGCCCGACATGATGGTCTCCTCGTAGGCCGCGGTCGACCGTGCCCGGTCGGTGTCCTCGATGCGCAGGATGAACCGCCCGCCGGTGTGCCGGGCCCAGAGCCAGTTGAAGAGGGCGGTGTGCCCGCCCCCGATGTGCAGCGCCCCCGTGGGGCTCGGGGCGAAGCGCACCCGTACTTCCTGTTTCTCTTTACGATTCTGTGCAGTCTCTGCCGAAGTCATGAACGTCTGTCCTCCACGCCGATGGTTTTGCGGCCGTACGTCCCACGGCCCCCGAACGGCCCCGAGAAGGATGAAGGGTACAGAAAACTCGAGGAAGAACGGGGCTGGGGAGAAGAAGCCTCACGGGACAAATTATTATAGCGCAAAGGCGCCGAAGAGGCGCGGTCCGCCCCTTTCTCGCC of uncultured Fretibacterium sp. contains these proteins:
- the gltX gene encoding glutamate--tRNA ligase codes for the protein MTSAETAQNRKEKQEVRVRFAPSPTGALHIGGGHTALFNWLWARHTGGRFILRIEDTDRARSTAAYEETIMSGMNWLGLDWDEGPDRGGDYGPYRQSERLDLYREHAGRLVAEGRAYRDGEAILFKVLPGQDLSFDDIVYGRIETTSDGLREKNSDALKDIVLIKSDGMPAYNYAVVIDDHLMAISHVIRGEDHISNTPKQILLYRALGWEVPLFAHLPMILGRDKKKLSKRHGATSVYEFRDMGYMPDSVFNFLALLGWSAGEDREIFTRSEAASLFELSRVTRKAAVFDPDKLNFINQEHLKRLDPMVRLAMVRPFWLEAGLPVENHDDAWLAGALTLMEGRGRTAREMAEFSDYFVSFEPVKARYSAEAVPDDLRPGLRDFFGVLLSLPDWTPENLEEAARRWVADHGVKMKDYAMTLRFALTGMKVSPGIFEVAVHLGRDEVRRRLEHYVLI